The genomic stretch CGGTTCTGTTGTCGAAGAAGTAGGTTAGTTactggggaaggggaaaagtCGTGGAGACAATTTTTTTCGAAATGGCAGCAAAAGAGGGGGGGCGTGACATACCTGTTGTTGCCTTTCCCTGGAGGTCGACTGCGGGCACGGAGAGTGAGAGACAGAACCGTTCTTGAGAAAGCACCCGAAATAATTTCAGTTTGTGGGCTGCCAAAATTCGAGCGGGCAAGGCGGATTGGCCCGTTAAAAAATTGATGACTAAGGAATGGCCAGTGCGCCAGGTTCCTTGCTTCACTCTTGGCTCGGCGTGCCAAGCCCCCAGCTGCAAAAGGTGGGGCAGCTCGAGAGCGCAAGCAAGACAACTGCGACTTTGAAGTTCAATCTTGCAAagtccaacccctccaagaTATTGTCCAGCAAGAATAACCACAACCATGTCTCCCCCAAGATACATCATCTCCCGCGCCGCGGACCCCATTTTCGCCGTATTCATTGGTCTCTCTGCAGCTGCCACGAGGATCAACcgtgaggagaaggagaaggggaggtcTACTCAGCAGACTCTGGAGACACTCCGCAGGTGAGGCTATTCACATGTGTCCGGGCGCAACATTTTGTATTTACATGTCATTGTTCAGGCGCCTTAGCTTCCCAAAGAACTCGTAAAAATGTATCGCCTATCTACATACCATATATAGCTAGCTACCTTAGCTACCCTTCGCCCAACGAATGAACCACCAACGCCAGTTACCCTATGCAGACCGATAGAAAGACATTCGGATATCAGCGCTTGACATCATCAATGATACTTCCAACTCCCATTTCATGTCCGAACTATGGAGCAATGCCCGGCCCATACTCCTTCTTCATAGCTTCGCGAACCATCTGCCCGCATAGCTTAGCTGTTGGGTTTGTGCTCACAGCCAACCCCTTGGCGATCTCGTTGCCGTACCTCCCGCCCAGGGCAAAGTCTGCAGAGGCGTGCTCTTCAAACTCGATCTTTGTCCACTTCGCCTCCGGCcgctcctcatcaacaagcacGGATTTTGTCAACATCAGCTTGGAAGTCATGAGATATATGGCGGCCCTTTGCGTGTGAGCATTGGATAAGGTCTTGGCCACCTGGGGAGAGAGTCGGGAGTATCGTGTGGTTGGCGTAAGAAGCAAGATGGCTCGGTCGAGATCTCCTAGAAGAATCTTCCCTACTCTGACGCGCTCAGCATCACCGACATTCTGTCGCAATGCTTGTGGTAGCCTGGGAGCGTCGGAAACCAGAATCGCATCGCCATAAAGCCGCCTAAGCGCTTGCGCCCTGTTGTTGTGCGCGCTCGCATACTGAGGGTATTCTTCGATGAGCTGGTCAAAAGATGCAACTGCTTTGCGATATCCTTCCAAGACCTCCTCGCTAGGGCCTGTTCTTGCTGGGTTGGCTTTGAGGTTTTGGACCTCTACGTTCTGAATGGAAAGGATGATATCACGCTCCCTCTGCGCGATGGATTGATACAGAGCCGGGTCGGAAATGTACGGGTCTTTTGGGAGAGTCGAGTCGACCTGAATCGCCAGAGCCGGATCATATTCGGGGTCCTTAATTTTTTCGAGCACGTTGATATCGCGCTGGGTCAGGTCAAGGTAAGCCATGGCGACAGGGGAACTTTGGCTAAGATGAATCGGCGGGAACCTTGTGACTGCTTTCAGCTGGCGGCTTCTGTATCAATTGGCAACACTGGCCACAACTTGGAGCAGCACTACCAGTGACAAACaatgggtggtgttgtgtaTGTTTCGATTGGAATGTTGGTTGGATATAGGAGACGTGGGGGAACAGCAAGCCGGGACACGGCGGCCTTGGACCGATCAATTCAAACCACTTGGTTTTCTACTTACTAACCACAGCAGCCAAGCGGGAAAATGACCGGTCTCGTGCCTCGAATCATTACGGAAAGAAGCTCATGGATTTTGAGTGTCGCAGGCCGGTGCTGACCGTTGCCCCTCCGTCAGAGACCGAGCTCGCCGGAGCTGGGTGCGGCACTCGGCCAAACGCGGCTTTGTGCGGCTTTCCCAGGGCGATCACTGCTTCGGTGCCATTCCGCTGGGGCTCCACCACCCGAGCATGCAAACAATAATCCTCGATTCGGCTTTATCGTCATTGTACGTATGGTACCCAGGGATTAGGTTCGTCTGAAccgggaaggaggaggaggatgatacGCACTCACCCGCTGTTATTCAGCGCTATTCAGTCGGAAAAGCTATGGGAAACGAAGGCCACGGGGGGACGGTTGATGTCTGCGTTTAACGTGGTGGAAACCAATCAAAGGATCACGGAAGATTGCAGATACTGGAGCAACGAGTTGTGGGTGTTCCTGGTGCTCCTTTGATACCATGCGGTGTTCGATCGGGAGAGGCTCCAGCCATGCCTCGTGCACTGGCAAAACGATAAGCTCTACCCCAGGTTTCGTGGGGGGGTGACGTGCGCGGATGTCCTGGACTTATTCCCCGTTTCCCACGAACGGAACTTGGGAGAAGACAAGGGGCTTGTTAAGCCGACCTCAGACTGACTTGGTTGGATAGTTCTGACTTTTATATAAGTCTGTTCTTATTTCCCCTTGGTGGCTTTGTTTGTATTCCAACGCCCAAGAGAGATTCTGTGTAGCTATcacgtcgtcatcctccctcAATACCTATCATACCTTTTAGAGTTTGTCCTCGACTGCATATCGCATCAACTTTGGTTTGTGAGCATGTCCCCATCTGCCATCTCGGACACCAACTCCCACTCAAACGGCTACTCAGCCGACTCGGACTACGCCGTCCAGGATCCCAACGGCGCTCCCAACAACTTCAACGGCTATGACCACATAACCTGGTGGGTCGGCAACGCCAAACAGGCCGCGTCCTACTACAACTCGTTCTTCGGCTTCAAAACTATCGCCTACAAGGGTCTCGAGACCGGCTCTCGATACACGGCCTCCTACGTGGTCGAAAACGCTGGCGTCCGTTTcgtcttcacctcccccatccgCTCCGCCGCCCACCTCCCCGAGGACGATCCCATCTCGGATTCTGACCGCGCCCTCCTTGCCGAAATCCACGCCCACCTGGAGAGACACGGCGACGCCGTCAAGGACGTCGCCTTCGAAGTAGACAACGTAGACGGCGTCTACGCCAAAGCCGTCGCTAACGGAGCCGACTCTGTTCAACCCCCTCAGTCCTTCGGCGACAAGGAATCCGGCCTCGTCCGCACAGCCGTGATCAGAACCTACGGCGACACAACCCACACCCTCATCTCCCGGTCCACCTACCGCggccccttcctccccggcTTCCGCGCCATCGTCCAgaccaaaccctcccccatccccatgcCCACCGTTCCCCTCAAAAGAATCGACCACTGCGTCGGCAACCAAGACTGGAACGAGATGGTCTCCGCCTGCGCCTTTTACGAGTCCTGCCTCGACTTCCACCGCTTCTGGTCCGTAGACGACAACCAGATCTGCACCGACTTTTCCGCCTTGTCCTCCATCGTCATGGCGAGCAGCAACAATCTCGTGAAAATGCCCATCAACGAGCCCGCGCCGGGCAAGAAAAAGTCCCAGATTGAGGAGTACGTCCTTTTCAACTCTGGCCCTGGGGTGCAGCACATTGCTCTGCTCACCgaggacatcatcaccactgtGTCTGccttgagggagaggggggtcgAGTTTATTAATGTGCCGTCTACGTACTATGACACCATGAGGCAGAGGCTCAAgacggagaggaggaggtgggagctCAAGGAGAGTCTGGAGACGATTGAGAGGTTGAATATCCTTATTGATTATGACGAGGGGGGGTATTTGCTGCAGTTGTTCACCAAGCCTTTGATGGACAGGCCGACGGTGTTTATCGAGATTATCCAGCGGGAGGATTTTGAGGGGTTTGGCGCGGGGAATTTCAAGAGTTTGTTTGAAGCTATTGAGCGGGAGCAGGCGGAGAGGGGAAATTTGTAAATATAGCCAGGGGTTAACTTGCATTTGGGGCGTTATAATTTGGGATGGGATTCATGATGGCATGATGGGAGGTAAAATTGATATTTGGGATTTTGTCAACAATGATCAAGAGTTGTTTGATCATCTGTCTATGTCTCGGAGTGACATGAGAAAAGTGGTTGGCTATGGATGTTCAACATATGCGGACTTCGAATATACAATGATCTTTTCAAATAGGACATGATTTCCGCTGAAGGACAGAGACATCCTGAGCGTGAATACACACATGAAAGCTGTATTGAACTCAATGGTTGTTTGTTTCGTCTGATGAAGCCATCAAATCTCACATTCGCCATATGCACCGAGAATTCAGCAATCCTCTCAGAGAAACTCCCATTCTCCTATGTAGTACTAAAACAGATCCCTACCCCAAGCCCCTTATCCCTCTCCCTATGTGCCCCGCTTCCTATCATCATGCATGTCCCATCCATGTCTTTGTTACATGTTGTTCATGACGCCCCTTTTGTAGACCTTTATTTCCCCACACGCAAAACTGAAAAAGAAATCAAAATCTCTTCCCCTCTCATCTTTCGCTGGTCTATGTATGATAATGGTGTGTGAAGAaggtaaaataaaaaacaaCAGATCCGCCATTCCTGAATACTCCTGCCTTTCCACCAGAGCGAGccaaggaaaaggagctCAAAAGAAGTTGGCGAACAAATGAAGGTAGTTAAATATGTGCTGGAAAGAAGTGGCGCAGCGCTTGCCAAAGTTCGTGGTCATCAGTAGAAGGTAGTCTTGGTCATTTGTGGTGAGAACAAAAGCCGTCAGTGTCCCATCAAGTTGTGGTGTGTGTCAGTTGTTCTCGAACGAGTGTGGAGCTGGACGAAGGCTCGATTAAACTCCGTATAGGGTTAACACTAAGTGGGAGAATTAAAAAATGTATAGGATGCCATTAATTCCCCGTCCGGTGGGCGTCGTCGTGTCGTCTATAGTCTGGTGATGCCGATCTTGTTCTTGGCCTCGTTCAGGTATTCGGTGGGGTCCATGCCCGGCGCATAGGTAGGGGCGAGACCACCGAGGAGGACAAAGACGGTCATGACGGTGAAGAGCATGATCGAAATGCGGCGGAGGATGGGGCGGCGGTTGCCAAAGTCAGCCCATTGGCGACCAGCCTCGCCAGCATAGCCCTTGATGGCCTCGTAGCCGAGCTTGTAGTAGACCATGCCACCAAGGGCGATGCTGTAACCAAAGAACTGGAGGCCAGTAACCTGGGTGCCCCAGATGATCATGGAGGCAACAACAAGGAGCACATCTTTGAGCACACCGCAGAGAGTAAGGACGAGCGAAGAAGTCTTGCCAATCTGTGGGGAAGGGGTTAGCAGCGTACGTGGCGTTGCGTCTGAGGAGGGGCCAAGACTTACCAAGAAGACAACCGAGACATTGAGGGCGAAAGCGCACAAgccgttgaggaagaaggtcATGAAACCAACGTCATACACCTCCTGCATGCTAAGCTTGGGGAACTCCCAGAAGAGAGCAACGACAAAGTTCATGGCAGCGCAAACTGGGGCGAAGTAGTAGAGCGACACCAAGGGGTCCATCTTGAACTCAGCCGAGCTCAGAAGGCGCTGAACCATGGTCAAGCGGAGGGCCTCGAAGGCAATGCCGAAGATCTGGTAGATGAAGCCGATCCAAACGAACTTGATCTCGCCAATCGACGCGATGACCACACCGACGACAATGACTGAGACGTTGAGGAAGACCTTCAGATTAGGCTGAGAGACGCCGAGCGCCCAGCTGGAAAAGAGGACGAAGACAGGAGTGGTAGCCTGGGTAGCACGGTTAGCCCAACAATGCGCACGTCTGTAGATTCCAATCGCTGCAACTCACCTTGAGCATCTGGATGAAGGCAACGCTAAGGTAGAGATAGGTCAAGTTGCCGCAAATCAAGCTcaagctgaagaagaaacCAATCGGAACAATGGCGCGAAGGTAGACCCGGCCAGTCATCTTGACCGTCTTGCGGCCATCGAGGAGAGTGGTGTAGCGAGCAAGGAGCTGGGTCATGACGGTAGCGAACACCAAATGGAAGGTCGTGAGGATGACCGGGT from Podospora pseudopauciseta strain CBS 411.78 chromosome 3, whole genome shotgun sequence encodes the following:
- a CDS encoding hypothetical protein (EggNog:ENOG503NWM8; COG:E); translated protein: MSPSAISDTNSHSNGYSADSDYAVQDPNGAPNNFNGYDHITWWVGNAKQAASYYNSFFGFKTIAYKGLETGSRYTASYVVENAGVRFVFTSPIRSAAHLPEDDPISDSDRALLAEIHAHLERHGDAVKDVAFEVDNVDGVYAKAVANGADSVQPPQSFGDKESGLVRTAVIRTYGDTTHTLISRSTYRGPFLPGFRAIVQTKPSPIPMPTVPLKRIDHCVGNQDWNEMVSACAFYESCLDFHRFWSVDDNQICTDFSALSSIVMASSNNLVKMPINEPAPGKKKSQIEEYVLFNSGPGVQHIALLTEDIITTVSALRERGVEFINVPSTYYDTMRQRLKTERRRWELKESLETIERLNILIDYDEGGYLLQLFTKPLMDRPTVFIEIIQREDFEGFGAGNFKSLFEAIEREQAERGNL
- a CDS encoding hypothetical protein (COG:T; EggNog:ENOG503P4DM), producing the protein MAYLDLTQRDINVLEKIKDPEYDPALAIQVDSTLPKDPYISDPALYQSIAQRERDIILSIQNVEVQNLKANPARTGPSEEVLEGYRKAVASFDQLIEEYPQYASAHNNRAQALRRLYGDAILVSDAPRLPQALRQNVGDAERVRVGKILLGDLDRAILLLTPTTRYSRLSPQVAKTLSNAHTQRAAIYLMTSKLMLTKSVLVDEERPEAKWTKIEFEEHASADFALGGRYGNEIAKGLAVSTNPTAKLCGQMVREAMKKEYGPGIAP
- a CDS encoding hypothetical protein (COG:S; EggNog:ENOG503P98M); protein product: MSPPRYIISRAADPIFAVFIGLSAAATRINREEKEKGRSTQQTLETLRRRLSFPKNS